CACAAGGACATCGCCAAGCGGTTTTTCCTGCTGCTGTACCTGTTTCTGGAGAAACACTACGAGAAAGTCGAGCTTGTGTTTGTCCGTCACCACACCGCCGCCCGGGAAGTCAGCGAAGAGGAGTTTTTCTACTCCCGTGAAACCGGCGGTACCATCGTGTCCAGTGCGCTTACTCTGGTCAAGAAGATCATCGACAAGCGTTATCCGGCAGAGCAGTGGAACCTGTATGTCGCCCAGGCCTCCGACGGCGACAACTGGGATGATGATTCAAACGTGTGCCGCGACTTGCTGGTCAAGCAGTTGATGCCGCAGCTCCAATACTATGCCTATGTGGAAATCACCCCTCACGACCACCAGTCGCTCTGGCAGGAATATGAGGCCGTGGCCGCTCGCTTCCCTGAGCAGTTTGCCATGCGCCAGATTATCGACGCCGGGGATATCTACCCCGTCTTCCGTGACTTGTTCAAGCGTCGTCTGAGTCAGCAGCACTGACCGCCCGTTGAGGAGTGCGCCATGAATGCCACCCACAAGCCGATTGCGACCGGTTCCGATTGGAACTTCAGCATACTGGAGCGTTTTGATGCCGAGCTGGCCCGGCTTGCCGACGAATACCGGCTGGATACCTATCCCAACCAGATTGAAGTGATTACCACCGAGCAGATGATGGATGCCTACGCCAGCGTCGGTATGCCAGTGGGCTATCATCACTGGTCGTTCGGCAAGCAGTTTCTAGCCGTCGAACAGGCCTACAAGCGCGGCCAGATGGGGCTTGCCTACGAACTGGTCATCAACTCCAACCCCTGTATCGCCTACCTGATGGAAGAAAACACCCTGATGATGCAGGTGCTGGTCATGGCGCATGCCTGCTACGGGCATAACTCCTTCTTTAAAGGCAATTACCTGTTTCGCACCTGGACCGATGCGGAATCCATCGTCGATTATCTAGTGTTCGCCCGCCAGTACATCGCCCGGTGCGAGGAACGCCATGGCGTCCAGGCGGTCGAGCAACTGTTGGACGCCTGTCATGCGCTGCAAAACTACGGCGTGGACCGTTACAAGCGACCGTCACCGATTTCGGCGGAAGAAGAAGCCAAGCGCCAAGACGAACGCGAGGCCTACCTGCAAACCCAGGTGAACCTGCTGTGGCGCACGATCCCTGATAGCCCGGAGGGCGAGCCTTTGCCCGGCAGCTTATCGCCTGAAGACGATGACCCGCTTGGGCTGCATAGCGGCGGCCGCTATCCTCCTGAGCCACAGGAAAACCTGCTCTACTTTGTCGAGAAAAATGCGCCGCTACTGGCCCCTTGGCAGCGCGAAATTGTGCGTATCGTGCGTAAACTGGCGCAGTATTTTTACCCACAGCGGCAAACCCAGGTCATGAACGAAGGCTGGGCGTGTTTTTGGCACTATACCTTGATGAACCGCCTTTACGACGATGGCAATGTCGATGAAGGGCTGATGCTCGAGTTTTTGCAGTCCCATGCGGCGGTCATTAACCAGCCGGCGTTTGATAGCCCTTACTACAGCGGCATCAACCCTTATGCCCTGGGCTTCGCTATCTTCATGGATATCAGGCGCATCTGCGAAGCACCCACCGACGAGGACCGCCAATGGTTTCCGGATATGGCGGGCTCGCCCTGGCGTGAAGCGGTTGAATTCGCGATGCGTAACTTCAAGGATGAATCGTTTATCCAGCAGTTCTTGTCGCCCAAGGTAATGCGCGACCAGAAGCTGTTTCTGGTGGTCGACGATGATCAGGAAGATATGCTGGAGGTGGCGGCCATTCACAACGAACAGGGATACCGGCGGGTACGCGATGCGCTGGCGACGCAATACGCGCTATCGGTGCGCGAGCCTAATATTCAAGTCGTGGAAGCGGCCATTCGGGGTGACCGTTCACTCACGCTGCACCACGTGCAAGACAGCCGCCGCCCGCTGGCACGCAGCGTATACCCGGTGATTCGGCACTTGCAGAAGCTATGGGGCTTCCCTGTCCATTTGATCTCAATGGAAGAGGGGCGCGTGACGCGTCGTTATCGATGGCCGGTGGAAGAAAGCGCTCAAGGCGAAGAGTGATGAGAGGGCATTAAGAATATGGCAGAGGCGCAGGGCGTCTCTGCCATTTTGGTTAGCCCTGAGCGACCCAGGACTGGCACCAGCCCGCTGGCTCGACGCTGTTTTCCGGGAAAAGCTGGCACCCCTCGTTACCGGCGGAGTAGAACATGCAGTTATTGCACCGCT
This window of the Halomonas sp. SH5A2 genome carries:
- a CDS encoding SpoVR family protein, giving the protein MNATHKPIATGSDWNFSILERFDAELARLADEYRLDTYPNQIEVITTEQMMDAYASVGMPVGYHHWSFGKQFLAVEQAYKRGQMGLAYELVINSNPCIAYLMEENTLMMQVLVMAHACYGHNSFFKGNYLFRTWTDAESIVDYLVFARQYIARCEERHGVQAVEQLLDACHALQNYGVDRYKRPSPISAEEEAKRQDEREAYLQTQVNLLWRTIPDSPEGEPLPGSLSPEDDDPLGLHSGGRYPPEPQENLLYFVEKNAPLLAPWQREIVRIVRKLAQYFYPQRQTQVMNEGWACFWHYTLMNRLYDDGNVDEGLMLEFLQSHAAVINQPAFDSPYYSGINPYALGFAIFMDIRRICEAPTDEDRQWFPDMAGSPWREAVEFAMRNFKDESFIQQFLSPKVMRDQKLFLVVDDDQEDMLEVAAIHNEQGYRRVRDALATQYALSVREPNIQVVEAAIRGDRSLTLHHVQDSRRPLARSVYPVIRHLQKLWGFPVHLISMEEGRVTRRYRWPVEESAQGEE